In one window of Mucilaginibacter auburnensis DNA:
- a CDS encoding single-stranded DNA-binding protein produces MSGINKVILVGHLGKDPEIRYLEGGVSVASFPLATSETYNKDGKKVEQTEWHNIVLWRSLADVAAKFLQKGKLVYIEGKLRTRFFEDKEGIKKYTTEIVAENFTLLGRKTDFEQEGYVKQGAKISEGQPTFEGSGDPDDLQF; encoded by the coding sequence ATGTCAGGAATAAACAAAGTGATTCTGGTTGGCCACTTAGGCAAGGATCCGGAAATTAGATATTTAGAAGGGGGCGTATCTGTGGCAAGCTTCCCTTTGGCTACCTCTGAAACCTATAATAAAGACGGCAAAAAGGTTGAACAAACCGAATGGCATAACATAGTGCTTTGGCGCAGCCTGGCTGATGTTGCAGCCAAATTTTTGCAAAAAGGAAAGCTGGTTTACATTGAAGGTAAACTACGCACCCGCTTTTTTGAAGACAAAGAGGGGATAAAAAAATACACTACTGAGATAGTGGCAGAAAACTTTACGCTATTAGGCCGCAAAACTGATTTTGAACAGGAAGGCTACGTAAAACAGGGAGCTAAAATAAGCGAGGGCCAACCTACATTTGAGGGAAGTGGAGACCCAGACGATCTACAATTCTAA
- a CDS encoding adenylate/guanylate cyclase domain-containing protein, with product MAKILVVDDEADLEILVKQKFRKKIRENVYEFVFAQNGEEALAKIDEHNDIDIVLSDINMPIMDGLTLLGRLPDANPMLKAVMVSAYGDMQNIRAAMNRGAFDFVCKPVDFDDLDLTMQKTIEHVKQLQETIKAIKENNILKMYVDENVLNFMTHKEFENGLLKNELTEGTVMFMDVSGFTSITEQVPVNTVVEMLNGLFDKIVKEIITQGGRVDKFMGDAVMAVFRGDYHLDRAIDTALAVRKQMSSVPALQVGDKTFEANISVGINSGEMITGNIGSASLKRLDYTVVGDAVNLAQRLQSVAKPGQIVITEQAYEKAKESFSCERIGEVTLKNKANPFIIYQVLE from the coding sequence ATGGCTAAAATACTGGTTGTAGATGATGAGGCAGACCTGGAGATACTGGTAAAGCAAAAATTCAGGAAGAAGATTCGCGAGAACGTTTATGAGTTTGTGTTTGCGCAAAACGGCGAGGAAGCGCTGGCCAAAATAGATGAGCACAACGATATTGATATTGTATTGAGCGATATCAACATGCCTATAATGGATGGCCTTACATTGCTTGGCCGCCTGCCCGATGCTAACCCTATGCTTAAGGCTGTAATGGTATCGGCTTATGGCGATATGCAGAACATACGTGCTGCCATGAACCGTGGCGCGTTTGACTTTGTATGCAAGCCTGTTGATTTTGATGACCTGGACCTTACCATGCAAAAAACAATTGAGCATGTTAAGCAATTGCAGGAAACCATCAAGGCCATAAAAGAAAATAACATACTTAAGATGTATGTGGATGAGAATGTGCTGAATTTCATGACGCACAAAGAGTTTGAAAATGGCCTTCTTAAAAACGAACTGACCGAGGGCACGGTAATGTTTATGGATGTGAGCGGTTTTACTTCTATAACAGAGCAGGTGCCGGTTAACACGGTGGTTGAAATGCTAAACGGCTTGTTTGACAAGATTGTAAAAGAGATTATAACACAAGGAGGCCGTGTTGATAAATTTATGGGCGATGCCGTGATGGCCGTTTTCCGTGGTGATTACCATCTGGACAGGGCCATTGATACCGCTCTTGCGGTGCGCAAGCAAATGAGTTCGGTACCGGCATTGCAAGTAGGCGATAAAACTTTTGAGGCCAATATTTCCGTAGGGATCAACTCGGGCGAGATGATCACGGGCAATATTGGTTCAGCTTCGCTTAAACGCTTAGACTATACAGTGGTAGGGGATGCCGTGAACCTAGCGCAGCGCTTACAGTCTGTTGCCAAGCCAGGGCAAATAGTAATTACAGAGCAGGCTTATGAGAAAGCTAAGGAATCTTTCAGTTGTGAGCGTATTGGTGAGGTTACGCTTAAAAACAAGGCTAATCCATTTATAATATACCAGGTACTGGAATAA
- a CDS encoding response regulator, protein MKILVVDDEADVQPLFLQRFRKEIKNHELDFDFAFSGEEALTYLEEKHSEVVLILSDINMPGMSGLDLLVKIREDYDNPPPLVMMITAYGDEENKNSALQRGANDFLTKPLDFNILKEKLNTVLHNG, encoded by the coding sequence ATGAAGATATTGGTTGTAGATGATGAGGCGGACGTACAGCCGCTTTTTTTGCAGCGTTTCCGTAAAGAAATCAAAAATCATGAACTTGATTTTGACTTTGCCTTTTCGGGCGAAGAGGCCCTGACTTATCTGGAAGAAAAACACTCGGAAGTGGTGCTGATCCTGTCAGACATTAACATGCCCGGCATGAGCGGCTTGGATCTGCTGGTAAAAATACGTGAGGACTATGATAACCCGCCGCCCCTGGTGATGATGATAACCGCTTACGGCGACGAAGAGAACAAAAACAGCGCCTTGCAAAGAGGGGCCAATGACTTTTTGACCAAGCCGCTTGATTTTAACATACTGAAAGAAAAACTAAATACTGTACTGCATAATGGCTAA